A genomic segment from Alistipes senegalensis JC50 encodes:
- a CDS encoding helix-turn-helix domain-containing protein produces the protein MSEKPTKTNARKHGPTTETKAKYGAAERLYAATTLSCRAICALCGVSLGGFTSYLHHHRRDLLLARYGIDAGNTDAAAVRLREAFGQSPSAYRKYRQAVEACRDSSCLEYNISQIARKFRLDGTALANQLRAHFPDIPVLREIERWRRGLNDNQPRGVRPQSVVKYAEAVELLRTGSITVRQAAQVCGVSYSGLRQHVLFYHKDLVVQRRASRKSSPQAGRPGTPRRSGGIHAPSASAVEKYRRAVELYRTTALTAAQIAKSTNVSESGLRHHLRTWHRNLMLERRGGTVPDTADCIDLSSQKRYLKSTAEKYAPAIERLRAGGMPTAAAAAEFGLHPETFREYLYEHEPELAALLGKTKLDNGKTVLRRSAEKYAEAVRLYETTTEPLKSIARKLGLQYNSVGGFVRRSRPDAIKSHNRLLEQQNRRLRDEENERREKERAEAASAVMEKEAGMKERIIEALKQTGNHRTNAAKLLGIGKSTLYNRMKSFGLI, from the coding sequence ATGTCCGAGAAACCAACGAAAACAAACGCCCGTAAGCACGGCCCCACGACCGAGACAAAGGCCAAGTACGGCGCTGCGGAAAGGCTTTATGCGGCCACGACACTTTCGTGCCGGGCGATATGCGCGCTGTGCGGTGTGTCGCTGGGCGGGTTTACCTCCTATCTGCATCATCACCGCCGGGATCTGCTCCTTGCCCGCTACGGCATCGATGCCGGAAACACCGATGCGGCTGCCGTCAGGCTCCGTGAAGCGTTCGGACAGTCGCCCTCCGCATACCGCAAGTACCGGCAGGCCGTCGAAGCATGCCGGGACAGCTCCTGCCTCGAATACAACATTTCGCAGATCGCCCGTAAGTTCCGTCTCGACGGCACGGCATTGGCCAACCAGCTGCGTGCCCATTTCCCCGATATACCCGTGCTTCGGGAGATAGAGCGATGGCGGCGGGGATTGAACGACAACCAGCCGCGCGGCGTGCGTCCCCAGAGCGTGGTCAAATATGCCGAAGCGGTAGAGCTGCTGCGCACGGGCAGCATCACGGTAAGGCAGGCGGCCCAGGTGTGCGGAGTGTCGTATAGCGGATTGCGGCAGCATGTGCTTTTTTATCACAAGGATTTGGTCGTCCAAAGACGCGCCAGCAGAAAAAGCAGCCCGCAGGCGGGCCGTCCGGGAACGCCCCGGCGGAGCGGCGGCATACATGCGCCCTCGGCGTCGGCCGTGGAAAAATACCGCCGGGCCGTGGAGCTCTACCGCACGACAGCGCTGACCGCCGCTCAAATCGCGAAAAGCACGAACGTCTCTGAAAGCGGGTTGCGCCACCACCTGCGGACGTGGCACCGGAACCTGATGCTCGAAAGACGCGGGGGCACGGTGCCGGATACGGCCGATTGTATAGATCTGTCCTCGCAAAAACGCTACCTCAAAAGTACGGCGGAGAAATATGCCCCGGCGATCGAACGGCTCAGAGCGGGCGGAATGCCGACCGCCGCGGCCGCCGCAGAATTCGGACTGCATCCGGAGACGTTTCGGGAATATTTGTACGAGCATGAGCCGGAGCTGGCCGCTCTGCTCGGCAAGACAAAACTGGACAACGGGAAAACGGTCTTGCGCCGCAGTGCGGAAAAATACGCCGAAGCGGTCCGGTTGTACGAAACGACGACCGAACCTCTGAAATCCATCGCCCGCAAACTCGGACTTCAGTATAACAGCGTGGGAGGTTTCGTGCGACGCAGCCGCCCGGATGCGATAAAATCCCACAATCGACTGCTCGAACAGCAAAACAGACGGCTCCGGGACGAAGAGAACGAAAGGCGCGAAAAGGAGCGGGCGGAGGCGGCCTCTGCCGTCATGGAAAAGGAGGCGGGGATGAAAGAGCGCATCATAGAGGCTCTGAAACAGACAGGCAACCATAGAACGAACGCGGCGAAGCTGCTGGGCATCGGCAAATCCACGCTGTATAACAGAATGAAATCATTCGGCCTTATATAA
- a CDS encoding sensor histidine kinase yields MKLITRIALRLSLSLLPLMALWAAVFYYAMIDQVNDDTDDVLEKYSEMIIMRMLSDHPLPEKRDGNNNSYTLTRVSEDYASKQTGYVFRDAEVYIAEQQEWEPARLLTTIFRSGDGAYYELIVSMPTFEKTDLLASILQWVVYLYAMLLLIVLGMFNRSLGPVYRLLQWLDGYTLGGRNEALPEASSIDEFRRLYAAVHQTMKRSEEAFEQQKQFIGNASHELQTPLAVLRARLDWLLDHAALEKEAVGHVVSMQRTLSHAVRLNKTLLLLAKIDNNQFADCVQVDLARVCREQVALCGELFEGRGLHAGVRLPERFTVLMNETLAEVLVSNLVRNAYIHSACGAFIDVYTEGTTLVVENDGERRLDGDRIFERFYQGSKREGSTGLGLALVRAVCNCYGLRAEYDFRDGRHRFRIVWP; encoded by the coding sequence ATGAAGCTGATCACACGTATCGCGCTGCGTCTGTCGCTCTCGCTGCTGCCCCTGATGGCTCTGTGGGCCGCGGTGTTCTACTATGCGATGATCGACCAGGTGAACGACGACACGGACGACGTGCTGGAGAAATACTCGGAGATGATCATTATGCGCATGCTTTCGGACCATCCTCTTCCCGAGAAGCGCGACGGGAACAACAACAGCTACACGCTCACGCGCGTGAGCGAGGACTATGCCTCCAAGCAGACGGGCTATGTCTTCCGCGATGCCGAGGTCTATATCGCCGAGCAGCAGGAGTGGGAGCCGGCGCGTCTGTTGACGACGATCTTCCGCAGCGGCGACGGAGCGTATTACGAGCTGATCGTGTCGATGCCGACCTTCGAGAAGACCGACCTGCTGGCGTCAATCCTGCAATGGGTGGTGTATCTCTACGCCATGCTGCTGCTGATCGTCCTGGGCATGTTCAACCGGAGCCTTGGCCCGGTCTACCGGCTGCTGCAATGGCTGGACGGATATACCCTAGGTGGCCGGAACGAGGCGCTTCCCGAAGCATCCTCGATCGACGAGTTCCGGCGGCTCTATGCCGCTGTCCATCAGACCATGAAACGTTCGGAGGAGGCTTTCGAGCAGCAAAAGCAGTTCATCGGCAACGCCTCGCACGAGTTGCAGACGCCGCTGGCCGTGCTTCGGGCACGCCTGGACTGGCTGCTGGACCATGCCGCGCTGGAGAAGGAGGCCGTGGGACACGTGGTGTCGATGCAGCGGACGCTGAGCCATGCCGTGCGGTTGAACAAGACCTTGCTGTTGCTCGCCAAGATCGACAACAACCAGTTCGCGGATTGCGTGCAGGTGGACCTCGCCCGGGTGTGCCGCGAGCAGGTAGCGCTCTGCGGGGAGCTCTTCGAGGGGCGCGGCCTGCACGCCGGGGTGCGCCTGCCGGAGCGTTTTACTGTGTTGATGAACGAAACGCTGGCCGAGGTGCTTGTCTCCAATCTGGTGCGCAACGCCTATATCCACAGCGCCTGCGGCGCCTTTATCGACGTATATACGGAGGGTACGACGCTCGTGGTGGAGAACGACGGAGAGCGGAGGCTGGACGGCGACCGGATCTTCGAGCGCTTCTACCAGGGCTCCAAACGGGAGGGCTCGACCGGACTGGGTCTCGCGCTGGTCCGGGCCGTGTGCAACTGCTACGGCCTGCGTGCGGAGTACGACTTTCGGGACGGACGGCACCGCTTCCGCATCGTGTGGCCCTGA
- a CDS encoding winged helix-turn-helix domain-containing protein, whose product MLGNVRLDPEGRRVEVEGRELTLLKKEFDILSYLMQRPGHMVDKAALAEAVWGDHADQADSFQFVYSQMKNLRRKLAEAGGSIEIASVYGFGYKLLAER is encoded by the coding sequence GTGCTGGGCAACGTGCGCCTCGACCCCGAGGGCCGGCGCGTGGAGGTCGAGGGCCGTGAGCTGACGCTGCTCAAAAAGGAGTTCGACATCCTGAGCTATCTCATGCAGCGTCCGGGCCACATGGTGGACAAGGCCGCGCTCGCCGAGGCGGTGTGGGGCGACCATGCCGACCAGGCCGACAGCTTCCAGTTCGTCTATTCGCAGATGAAGAACCTGCGACGCAAGCTCGCCGAGGCGGGCGGCAGCATCGAGATCGCCTCGGTCTACGGCTTCGGGTACAAATTGCTCGCAGAGCGGTAA
- a CDS encoding response regulator transcription factor, giving the protein MKVLIIEDEPSLRSLMSEELRRAGYVVQEAETFGDATLKLRLYEYDCILLDIMLPDGSGLRILEELEAPRRLSPGYRAGQRAPRPRGPARGGRGP; this is encoded by the coding sequence ATGAAAGTTTTGATCATAGAGGACGAGCCGTCGCTGCGCAGCCTGATGAGCGAGGAGTTGCGCCGTGCGGGCTACGTCGTTCAGGAGGCCGAGACCTTCGGGGATGCGACGCTGAAGCTGCGTCTTTACGAGTACGACTGCATCCTGCTGGACATCATGCTTCCCGACGGCAGCGGCCTTCGGATCCTCGAAGAGCTCGAGGCGCCGCGGCGACTCTCGCCGGGGTATCGTGCTGGGCAACGTGCGCCTCGACCCCGAGGGCCGGCGCGTGGAGGTCGAGGGCCGTGA
- a CDS encoding PepSY-like domain-containing protein translates to MKTIAKLLFIAVLVFGGRLSAHADGREEPIAFDRLPQAAQTFLTTHFKDLTLAYIVADHKIMTVEYEVTYTDRTEVDFRADGSWESVERKYAPVPAAIVPKQIADFVASNRLFAGQFIRKIKRNPYTWEIELSGGVEVTFDAKFNVIDYDD, encoded by the coding sequence ATGAAAACGATCGCAAAATTACTTTTTATTGCCGTTCTGGTATTCGGAGGTCGGTTGTCGGCCCATGCCGACGGCCGTGAAGAGCCTATTGCCTTCGACCGCCTGCCGCAGGCTGCTCAGACGTTCCTGACGACTCATTTCAAGGACCTCACGCTGGCTTATATCGTCGCCGACCATAAGATTATGACCGTCGAGTACGAGGTGACGTACACCGACCGCACGGAGGTGGACTTCCGCGCCGACGGATCGTGGGAAAGCGTCGAGCGCAAGTACGCTCCGGTTCCCGCGGCCATCGTTCCCAAGCAGATCGCCGATTTCGTGGCTTCGAACCGGCTCTTTGCAGGCCAGTTCATCCGCAAGATCAAACGCAACCCCTACACATGGGAGATCGAGCTTTCGGGCGGCGTGGAGGTCACCTTCGACGCGAAGTTCAACGTGATCGACTACGACGACTGA
- a CDS encoding reverse transcriptase domain-containing protein produces MNYDLLDTLFQAYFDVRKGKRNTVNQLRYELNMEHELLELYDDIVSRRYNPSRSICFLLTELEIKREIFGANFRDRIVHRLIHDQIAPLFERTFIADSYSCRKGMGTLYAIRRLDHHIRSCSRNYSRPCWVLKLDVQGYFFSIDRKILYAMLRSYLERHWTAYCAAQPAGRYMLDSELLFYLLERVIFHDATQNCIVRGSRKVWADFPPSKSLFHAAPDCGLPIGNLTSQLFSNIYMDRFDQWMKRELKVRHYGRYVDDFYIVHEDAGYLKSLIPVIRDFLREELHLTLHPRKIHLQRADRGVLFVGGYVKPGRIYPSHRVVSRFRQMLDVNRARCRKQQAPKFAASINSYLGGMKHFRCYRCRRRIIEANEWIYRYGWMRTDFAKFTLDHRVRAHAPCALVSDSLRNRLRPLQRGLSGTHENLDY; encoded by the coding sequence ATGAACTACGATCTTTTGGATACCCTATTCCAAGCGTATTTCGATGTCCGGAAAGGCAAACGCAATACGGTCAATCAGCTCCGCTACGAGCTGAATATGGAGCACGAGCTGCTGGAGCTTTACGACGACATCGTCTCGCGTCGGTATAATCCTTCGCGCAGCATTTGTTTCCTGTTGACGGAGTTGGAGATCAAACGCGAGATTTTCGGAGCGAATTTCCGGGATCGCATCGTTCACCGTCTGATCCATGACCAGATCGCTCCGCTTTTCGAGCGGACCTTCATCGCCGACTCCTATTCGTGCCGAAAAGGGATGGGGACGCTTTACGCCATTCGGCGGCTCGATCATCATATCCGCAGTTGTTCGCGCAATTATTCGCGGCCGTGCTGGGTGCTCAAACTCGACGTGCAGGGCTACTTTTTCTCTATCGACCGCAAGATCCTCTACGCCATGCTGCGCAGTTATCTCGAACGTCATTGGACGGCATATTGCGCCGCGCAGCCGGCCGGACGTTACATGCTCGATTCGGAGCTGCTGTTCTATCTGCTCGAACGGGTGATTTTCCACGATGCGACGCAAAACTGCATCGTGCGCGGATCGCGAAAGGTGTGGGCCGATTTCCCTCCGAGCAAAAGTCTTTTTCACGCTGCGCCCGACTGCGGTCTTCCCATCGGCAATCTGACTTCGCAGTTGTTCAGCAATATCTACATGGATCGCTTCGACCAGTGGATGAAACGGGAGCTGAAAGTGCGTCATTACGGCCGTTATGTGGATGATTTTTATATCGTGCACGAGGATGCCGGTTATTTGAAATCGTTGATTCCCGTGATCCGCGATTTTCTGCGCGAGGAGTTGCATCTGACGCTTCATCCCCGTAAAATTCACTTGCAGCGCGCCGACCGGGGCGTATTGTTCGTCGGCGGCTATGTCAAGCCCGGACGGATCTATCCGAGCCATCGTGTGGTCAGCCGTTTCCGGCAGATGCTCGATGTCAATCGCGCTCGTTGCCGAAAACAGCAGGCGCCGAAATTCGCAGCTTCGATAAATTCCTATTTGGGAGGGATGAAACATTTCCGGTGTTATCGCTGTCGCCGCCGGATCATCGAGGCCAACGAGTGGATATACCGCTACGGGTGGATGCGAACGGACTTTGCGAAGTTTACGCTCGATCATCGGGTTCGGGCGCATGCTCCCTGCGCCTTGGTTTCAGATTCGCTCCGAAATCGTTTGCGACCTTTGCAGCGTGGACTTTCCGGAACCCACGAGAATTTGGATTATTAA